Proteins encoded by one window of Ursus arctos isolate Adak ecotype North America unplaced genomic scaffold, UrsArc2.0 scaffold_22, whole genome shotgun sequence:
- the TMEM25 gene encoding transmembrane protein 25 isoform X3: protein MAQPPATLPHTLLLLPALLSSGWGELAPEIDGQTWAEMALRENERHAFTCRVTGGLGTPRLAWYLDGQLQEASTSRLLSVGGEAFSGGTSTFTVTAQRAQHELNCSLQDPRSGQSANASVILNVQFKPEIAQVGAKYQEAQGPGLLVVLFALVRANPPANVTWIDQDGPVTVNASDFLVLDAQNYPWLTNHTVQLQLRSLAHNLSVVATNDVGVTSASLPAPGLLATRVEVPLLGIIVAGGLALGTLVGFSTLVACLVCRKEKTTKGPSRRPSLISSDSNNLKLNNVRLPRENMSLPSNLQLNDLTPDSRGKPADRQMAQNNSRPELLDPEPGGLLTSRGFIRLPMLGYIYRVSSVSSDEIWL from the exons ATGGCGCAGCCCCCAGCCACCCTCCCGCACACACTGCTGCTCCTGCCAGCCCTTCTGAGCTCAG gTTGGGGGGAATTGGCACCAGAAATTGACGGTCAGACCTGGGCTGAGATGGCACTTCGGGAGAACGAACGGCACGCCTTCACCTGCCGGGTGACAGGGGGGCTTGGAACCCCCCGATTGGCCTGGTACCTGGATGGACAGCTGCAGGAGGCCAGCACCTCGAGATTGCTGAGCGTGGGCGGGGAAGCCTTCTCTGGCGGCACCAGCACCTTCACTGTTACTGCCCAGAGGGCCCAGCATGAGCTTAACTGCTCCTTGCAGGACCCCCGCAGTGGCCAGTCAGCCAATGCCTCCGTCATCCTCAATGTGCAAT TTAAACCAGAGATTGCCCAGGTCGGGGCCAAGTACCAGGAAGCTCAGGGTCCAGGCCTCCTGGTTGTCCTTTTTGCCCTGGTGCGTGCCAACCCACCTGCCAATGTGACCTGGATCGACCAGGATGGGCCAGTGACTGTCAACGCCTCCGACTTCCTGGTGCTGGATGCCCAGAACTACCCTTGGCTCACCAACCACACCGTGCAGCTGCAGCTCCGCAGCCTGGCACACAACCTCTCCGTGGTAGCCACCAACGACGTGGGTGTCACCAGCGCCTCGCTTCCGGCCCCGG GGCTTCTGGCCACCCGAGTGGAAGTGCCACTGCTGGGCATCATTGTGGCTGGAGGGCTTGCCCTGGGCACCCTGGTGGGGTTCAGCACCTTGGTGGCCTGCCTGGTCTGCAGGAAAGAGAAGACGACGAAAG GCCCCTCCCGGCGCCCATCTCTGATCTCTAG TGACTCCAACAACCTGAAACTCAACAACGTGCGGCTGCCACGGGAGAACATGTCCCTCCCGTCCAACCTTCAGCTCAATGACCTCACTCCGGATTCCAGAG GGAAGCCAGCAGACCGGCAGATGGCTCAGAATAACAGCCGCCCAGAGCTGCTGGACCCGGAGCCCGGTGGCCTCCTCACCAGCCGAG GTTTCATCCGGCTCCCCATGCTGGGCTATATCTATCGAGTGTCCAGTGTGAGCAGTGATGAGATCTGGCTCTGA
- the TMEM25 gene encoding transmembrane protein 25 isoform X1, giving the protein MAQPPATLPHTLLLLPALLSSGWGELAPEIDGQTWAEMALRENERHAFTCRVTGGLGTPRLAWYLDGQLQEASTSRLLSVGGEAFSGGTSTFTVTAQRAQHELNCSLQDPRSGQSANASVILNVQFKPEIAQVGAKYQEAQGPGLLVVLFALVRANPPANVTWIDQDGPVTVNASDFLVLDAQNYPWLTNHTVQLQLRSLAHNLSVVATNDVGVTSASLPAPGLLATRVEVPLLGIIVAGGLALGTLVGFSTLVACLVCRKEKTTKGPSRRPSLISSDSNNLKLNNVRLPRENMSLPSNLQLNDLTPDSRGKPADRQMAQNNSRPELLDPEPGGLLTSRGTGTWAQPSSPAVPSPCASAKASESPRAERALPASRQ; this is encoded by the exons ATGGCGCAGCCCCCAGCCACCCTCCCGCACACACTGCTGCTCCTGCCAGCCCTTCTGAGCTCAG gTTGGGGGGAATTGGCACCAGAAATTGACGGTCAGACCTGGGCTGAGATGGCACTTCGGGAGAACGAACGGCACGCCTTCACCTGCCGGGTGACAGGGGGGCTTGGAACCCCCCGATTGGCCTGGTACCTGGATGGACAGCTGCAGGAGGCCAGCACCTCGAGATTGCTGAGCGTGGGCGGGGAAGCCTTCTCTGGCGGCACCAGCACCTTCACTGTTACTGCCCAGAGGGCCCAGCATGAGCTTAACTGCTCCTTGCAGGACCCCCGCAGTGGCCAGTCAGCCAATGCCTCCGTCATCCTCAATGTGCAAT TTAAACCAGAGATTGCCCAGGTCGGGGCCAAGTACCAGGAAGCTCAGGGTCCAGGCCTCCTGGTTGTCCTTTTTGCCCTGGTGCGTGCCAACCCACCTGCCAATGTGACCTGGATCGACCAGGATGGGCCAGTGACTGTCAACGCCTCCGACTTCCTGGTGCTGGATGCCCAGAACTACCCTTGGCTCACCAACCACACCGTGCAGCTGCAGCTCCGCAGCCTGGCACACAACCTCTCCGTGGTAGCCACCAACGACGTGGGTGTCACCAGCGCCTCGCTTCCGGCCCCGG GGCTTCTGGCCACCCGAGTGGAAGTGCCACTGCTGGGCATCATTGTGGCTGGAGGGCTTGCCCTGGGCACCCTGGTGGGGTTCAGCACCTTGGTGGCCTGCCTGGTCTGCAGGAAAGAGAAGACGACGAAAG GCCCCTCCCGGCGCCCATCTCTGATCTCTAG TGACTCCAACAACCTGAAACTCAACAACGTGCGGCTGCCACGGGAGAACATGTCCCTCCCGTCCAACCTTCAGCTCAATGACCTCACTCCGGATTCCAGAG GGAAGCCAGCAGACCGGCAGATGGCTCAGAATAACAGCCGCCCAGAGCTGCTGGACCCGGAGCCCGGTGGCCTCCTCACCAGCCGAGGTACTGGGACATGGGCCCAACCCTCCTCCCCCGCCGTCCCCAGCCCTTGTGCTTCTGCCAAGGCCTCTGAGTCTCCACGGGCAGAGAGGGCTCTCCCAGCTTCCAGGCAGTGA
- the TTC36 gene encoding tetratricopeptide repeat protein 36, with protein sequence MGTPNDQAVLQAIFNPDTPFGDLVGLDVGEEVEKAEVGEDSLFPRAQLEQSKALELQGVMAAEAGDLSTALERFGQAINLLPERASAYNNRAQARRLQGDVAGALEDLERAVTLSGGRGRAARQGFVQRGLLARLQGRDDDARRDFERAARLGSSFARRQLVLLNPYAALCNRMLADVMRQLRGPCNGR encoded by the exons ATGGGGACTCCAAATGACCAGGCAGTGTTGCAGGCCATCTTCAACCCTGACACCCCATTTGGAGACCTTGTTGGGTTGGACgtgggagaggaagtggagaaggCAGAAGTAGGTGAAG ATAGCCTTTTCCCGAGAGCCCAGCTGGAGCAGTCCAAGGCCCTGGAGCTGCAGGGGGTGATGGCCGCCGAGGCTGGCGACCTCAGCACAGCCCTGGAGAGGTTTGGCCAAGCCATCAACCTGCTGCCGGAGAGGGCATCTGCCTACAACAACCGGGCCCAGGCCCGCCGACTCCAAGGAGATGTGGCAG GCGCCCTGGAGGACCTGGAGCGCGCCGTGACGCTGAGCGGCGGCCGGGGCCGCGCCGCCCGCCAGGGCTTCGTGCAGCGCGGGCTCCTGGCGCGGCTGCAGGGCCGGGACGACGACGCCCGCAGGGACTTCGAGCGAGCTGCGCGGCTGGGGAGCTCGTTCGCGCGGCGCCAGCTGGTGCTGCTCAATCCCTACGCCGCGCTGTGCAACCGCATGCTGGCCGACGTGATGAGGCAGCTGCGCGGGCCCTGCAACGGCCGCTGA
- the TMEM25 gene encoding transmembrane protein 25 isoform X2, with product MAQPPATLPHTLLLLPALLSSGWGELAPEIDGQTWAEMALRENERHAFTCRVTGGLGTPRLAWYLDGQLQEASTSRLLSVGGEAFSGGTSTFTVTAQRAQHELNCSLQDPRSGQSANASVILNVQFKPEIAQVGAKYQEAQGPGLLVVLFALVRANPPANVTWIDQDGPVTVNASDFLVLDAQNYPWLTNHTVQLQLRSLAHNLSVVATNDVGVTSASLPAPGLLATRVEVPLLGIIVAGGLALGTLVGFSTLVACLVCRKEKTTKGPSRRPSLISSDSNNLKLNNVRLPRENMSLPSNLQLNDLTPDSRAGKPADRQMAQNNSRPELLDPEPGGLLTSRGFIRLPMLGYIYRVSSVSSDEIWL from the exons ATGGCGCAGCCCCCAGCCACCCTCCCGCACACACTGCTGCTCCTGCCAGCCCTTCTGAGCTCAG gTTGGGGGGAATTGGCACCAGAAATTGACGGTCAGACCTGGGCTGAGATGGCACTTCGGGAGAACGAACGGCACGCCTTCACCTGCCGGGTGACAGGGGGGCTTGGAACCCCCCGATTGGCCTGGTACCTGGATGGACAGCTGCAGGAGGCCAGCACCTCGAGATTGCTGAGCGTGGGCGGGGAAGCCTTCTCTGGCGGCACCAGCACCTTCACTGTTACTGCCCAGAGGGCCCAGCATGAGCTTAACTGCTCCTTGCAGGACCCCCGCAGTGGCCAGTCAGCCAATGCCTCCGTCATCCTCAATGTGCAAT TTAAACCAGAGATTGCCCAGGTCGGGGCCAAGTACCAGGAAGCTCAGGGTCCAGGCCTCCTGGTTGTCCTTTTTGCCCTGGTGCGTGCCAACCCACCTGCCAATGTGACCTGGATCGACCAGGATGGGCCAGTGACTGTCAACGCCTCCGACTTCCTGGTGCTGGATGCCCAGAACTACCCTTGGCTCACCAACCACACCGTGCAGCTGCAGCTCCGCAGCCTGGCACACAACCTCTCCGTGGTAGCCACCAACGACGTGGGTGTCACCAGCGCCTCGCTTCCGGCCCCGG GGCTTCTGGCCACCCGAGTGGAAGTGCCACTGCTGGGCATCATTGTGGCTGGAGGGCTTGCCCTGGGCACCCTGGTGGGGTTCAGCACCTTGGTGGCCTGCCTGGTCTGCAGGAAAGAGAAGACGACGAAAG GCCCCTCCCGGCGCCCATCTCTGATCTCTAG TGACTCCAACAACCTGAAACTCAACAACGTGCGGCTGCCACGGGAGAACATGTCCCTCCCGTCCAACCTTCAGCTCAATGACCTCACTCCGGATTCCAGAG CAGGGAAGCCAGCAGACCGGCAGATGGCTCAGAATAACAGCCGCCCAGAGCTGCTGGACCCGGAGCCCGGTGGCCTCCTCACCAGCCGAG GTTTCATCCGGCTCCCCATGCTGGGCTATATCTATCGAGTGTCCAGTGTGAGCAGTGATGAGATCTGGCTCTGA